The DNA region ttttttttttttttttttcaaatctaggCCGAGTAAATACTTTGTCATTTCTGAGGTATAATTCAGGTTGATTCTATGTGTGAGAGAAGTCAGCCTCCATATTAATGGAACAGACGTCTGATTCCTCAAAAGAAAATTACCTAAttaagaaaagaagggaaaagcaACTGAAGTAAAGAgattttcttaacttttctttgtaaagtttgaagatgataaaaggataataaaataaaaaaaagtctttaatcCTTCTCTCCTCTGGCTTCAATAAATACCGCTAGTCCTTCTGCGTTTGGGTAGAGAATCGGGTCCAATGTCCGATTGATTGAAAACTAACATTTCCTCTCACTCTCATGATATTAATGGATCCTTGACACGCAAGGTATCCTGATCTTTAGATGAGGTTTAGACTTCCTCTGGCCTTATATTCTTATAATCTActtattcctctttatttccttaaatttgCTTTTCTCTGAGTTTGAGCTACGTtgataaatttcattatctttgcTTGTGCGTTTGTGAAGACGAAATCAAGAGAGACTTATTTATTCTCTGTAATTTAAACGGTAAAAATGAACACTACCAATTGATATGGAAGTAAATCTAAGTAAATGGCAAAACTTTCATTTTAGGAGCTGTGTagaagaaagaatttgaaaaagaagCGATAAAAGTAAGGAAGATTGTAACGGTTAAAAGAATTGAGGATGATGTAGAaatgatttctcattttctttattgttttgtttcagtattcCTTCTGGATTTTGCATCCTATTATCAGGGATGCTTGTCAGTGCTTGCTTTTGGCTACACATAACGGCAAACCAAAATCCTCTGAATAGACCAAATTTGTAGAATACTGAGATCATCCTACTACAGAAGGCAGCACCTGTTAGGATTGTACGAGCCCATTTAGCCTATGTCACTTTGGGATTTTGATGGTAAGGGGAAACAAATGCAAAAGGACTCGGTTCTCACGAAAGTTTCCCCAAAGATCTTTCACTTCGCCTTTTGCTGCCACTTTCAACCTTTCGCCCTCTTTCAATTCCTTTTCTCAGATACCTGTGTACTACGGAACtctataaacatgaaataaaaatatgtcttTTAGAAATCGTTAAATAGGATCTGTATAATGTTTTAAATCTCTCTGCTACTTTTTACCGTATCCAaatgatgttttcattatttgcaaTTAATTTGACTATTGGCATTTCGGCTAAAGGGCATTGTATAAGTTCTGAAGTTAATAAGTTATCTTACTCTTTTACTTGGTCcattttctgaatgaatatgatGTGCCTGCTTATTAATGTGTGTCACATGATGTTATGAATTTACTTTagaaattgttatatttataatattaaattgCCAGTGACTACATCATATATTACACGTAACACCCTGGCTGCCATCATGCTAGTAAGATATGGAAGTTATTAcagagaataatttttatttaggttttttgtatctgaaaaatccatctttcatataattttgcgACTCATGTATTTCaggaatttaaagtaaaaaggtTAATTGCTGCCACAAAGGCTGCAACTCGACGGAAAACTCTCTCTGCAATTTATGGGATAAAAATTTGTGTAACGATTCAAACTGATTAATTAAAGTGACTCTCATATTACCTTTGATCACAACAATTTATTGTTAGATAAAATAATTGATGTTTTGTAGGAACAAAATCAATGTTGCCCGAGTTAGACTTCTAATAAAAAAGTATAGCTTTTATAGGTGGCAGATTTTTAAACCTTAACCATTAACATGAACTATAAATTGTTGAACATTTAATTatagttaattaaaaatttctctgGGATTACCACATGACTGGGTCTTGATTAGGTAATTCATGGCGGTCAAAGTAAGTTTGTTTATTCCGCACCAAAAAATGCAGCGGTGGCAGTGAATCGAATCATAGCTAAATCGGTGAACAAAGTACGAAAAGGATAACGAGGTTCTAGTTTTTTGGGGATTTTAAACTCttggggaaaaataatatttaagcagaagaattattttaaaataattcgttttactaaaatggaaattgtttaTCGGAGTGAACACGTTTCTAAATACGACTGTAAAGCCTTCATCTTTCCCCTTGACATTCAAACAGCAAAGTTGAGTATCGTTGGGTCTGGCCAGTTTCTGCAGTGGTAaccgctaagagagagagagagagagagaggggaccgtAAGCAATTGTCATGATAGTTTTCTCTCAATGTAAATGAGCAGATGAGACAGTTTTCATTCTTAGGGGTAAGGTTACTTATCATGTAAAGGAACTTGATTCATATCAAGGAAAATTGACTGGTTTTtcctagaatctctctctctctctctctctctctctcttaaatgttaattttctttgtgtatttaggATATGGCAGTTGATTTTCCATATTAACAACACGAAAGTTGATTTTCCAGATGAAAACACATTCGTCATTTCAAGAAAGAAACCGAGTTCTTTATGAAGACTAGGCTAGAAATTCACTCAATAATTCTGTCTTGTGgcgataaaatgaattaattttctagAGGCTTCATCCAAAATTCAGTAGGATTTAGAAATATGAAGGTGAGAATTTAAAATGTTCAGCTCTTTTCGGAGAACCTAATGACTAAATAGTTTGCTCTACTAATATACAGCAAATATctacaaaaaaacaatatttttttttaggaatgaatACTTGTGTTGTACTATGAATAATAAACAGTCAATGAAATTAAACTGTTAACGAGAATTTTATATGTTTCGCCTCAGCTCTGTTACGTCGGAAAAAgtaaaaagtcaaaatgaaaaacgaattatttgtgtattatcaacttggaataatgataacgataacagtaataatagtaatacaaataatataattatttttattaataataataataataataataatattaataataataataataatattaataataacaataactgccaaaaagtAAGGAATGATACCAATCCATTATATGTGgtacatttctttattattattattattattattattattattattattattattattattattattattattattattattattattattataagaataagaaCATGGAAAGAAATAACTTATCCCGAAAATTAgcttatacatatgtaaacagcaatagataacaaagcaaaaaactaAACATTATCGTTCAGCAGCCATGCTGACGCTTTAAAAGCTAGATTTAACCTTTCCTGATCAAAGTAATCAGGACATTAGCGTGCATAAAGTAATTAATAAgtgtaatataatattatattgcaGTAATGACGGTGCTTTGCGGTTGAAACGTGATTCTTGTAACATGGGGACAAATTATTTCATACATCGGTATGgttttttcctttgtgattttaatgtaatatttacagcaagttaaaatcctttatataaatgttatgtgaTGGTTAGGCGATAAACTCTTtcattgcataaatatattttgttaaatgattAAACTTTTCTCAGAGAAGAGCACTTGTCATTTATCACTTGTCTCGAGCACTTGAAAGATCAGTAAGAAATGATAATCGTTTAGCCTTTCGTTTTATCTGTTGCAGAAGGCACCTTTCAAGTTCAGTAAATGCATGTTTTGTATTGCGGTCACGTAACAATTATTcgtctcacaaacaaacaaatgtgaaaaGCACTTGTTTTACGTTTATGAAAATAGATATGTCTTTCGTATTATTAAGTGAAGCATTACGTAAAGTGATGAAATTACGGGCTTAATATATATCAAGGACTGCatttaaaatctgaagaaaagtcACTTGattatagaaacaaatataattGTATCCTTGCAAGAATATTAACAAGAAATTTTCGAAAATACGAATTTCCTGCTCAGAAGCATAAGTTCAGGGGACCCAGAATAAAAAATCGCCGGGTCTAACTTGTATTTGGGTTTTTAAAATTACCTAAAATCTTAAACCCATTTTTGGTGAACATCACAGGTTATGCAGTTTTTTATTGCcctagaaaatgaaatgaaatgaattaggaatGACGAGAAGGTGTCGTGTTGGGGGCGTCTGACGGAAGCCGTTAATTAAGAACAGATGAGAAAGTATCAGTGTTTTCATGTAGGGACTGTGTAGGTAAAGCTGACTGgggcagaaaaaaataattttcatagttttattataAGGAAGCATATAGGAAGATGGAGGAGAAATGAAATACCAGGTGCATAAAACACTCAAGCTGAAGTAAGTCCCgccagggagttggagtggttggacagcaagatagagagggGGCATTAGCAAATAAATTAGATgcaatacaaggatctaaaggtggaattcgGAGAAAACCccatagttgcactaagaaatagtAGTTAGAGAAGTTAGACATCAAGGTTGAACAAATGAAGCGggaggaggaaaagtaaaaggctGTTCAGTGGGTGCAGGAAGGGAGGGGGCCGAAAGGGCTCTGCAGAcaccccttagtaatgcctaaaatgtagaacgtgaggtgcactgacagcactacaacCCTACCTGAAAGAATGGTGATATGTTGATGATGTTCCTGGATTGGGCCGAAGGTCAAAGTTAGAGGTTGCATAATGAGAGAGGaggtttggcgaaggaaaaagcAATATTTGAAGAGCAGGTGCaggaaagaagaaataatcatGTAGAGGTATGAAAGAGGATGAATAAGGTGTGAGAGAGAAGTTTGGAAATACCGAGAATAAATGAGTTAACATAGGAAGGATTGTGTTGTTATGCAGGGAGATAAAGGAGTAAATGAAAATCGCCCAGAGCAAGTAGAATAAAACATAGAAAGTCAGACTATCCTTATGCACTGTCACTTGAATTAGTAAATTATTCTAAAACCCTGAGATTGGATGCTTAATGCCAATgtgtttttttactattattaataatactggAATGCCAAAAAGTGCCTGAGAAAAGCGCCTTCAAAAATGTGATTCGAATCTGCTAGTACGTTAGACTATGAGTGGAAATACTGACATTTGTTGATAAAGGACTGAAcggtaaaattcagaaaaaatatattcaagccAGTTACAATATCTCTCTATAGTTATTTTggagctgattctctctctctctctctctctctctctctctctctctctctctctctctctctctctcagtacaaaaaaaataatagacatcTTTATATCTTTAAAGTATCGAACCCATGACAACTGCGAAAGTATTGCTGCTACAACTGTCGTCATCTCAaatatagtttataatttttatgataaagttacataaaaaatcagtCTAAAATTTGCTATAACACTGTTTCAAACTTATGCTCTGAAAGAGGGAAGTTTGCCCTCAGCCACATCGGTTGTGAATGTTGATGCTTATTAGAACTGGGCGGATGCAAGAGGAAAGTTGGTGGAAATATGAAGGCATTGGGTTAGTAGaagactactcatggtcacactccacctctatgTCGTGCTCCACTTCTAgacgtgctccaatttgctgctcaaaaagtCGACCAActtcgactccaaaaactgcctgctgctgctgccactgccgctaccttcgctgccctaccagacccgactgaagcaagaaacacggcagctcaccaacgaaaacatcaaaacacaaaaaaaaacttgaaggtaaggaggcagcaatccacaaaagggaacgagtggggaaccagcagttcccgcaaaaccatcacttaacgtgacacctcccacctaaaagaaaaaaaaaaaaagattttttttttacacatgcccctccaatgccgtaacaaccccgccagccaaaacagagccgccctgtcacggtcgccattgtaacgacccgagtgggctgttatgcaggttctttaacatactcaggacggggctgtcatgactgacggcagatgcaacaaacaaaggaggagaaaacaacaaaagaataaaatgagcttaaaattaatttatttacaatatttacaagtgagtcaggtctggtaaaaagataaaacccataaatacaagaaaaaccaaaaggcagcactaaacaaaatcaagttaaataaacaaaagtagcttaaaagaaaaaaaggcaaaaataaacaacagcaggcagaaaaaaaatatcaaacatatgtcctccatcggggcaccaagacagccctcagctgtgcaccagggacaaaaacccaccaaccagaaaaccccgatggagacgtcagaacagcctcacgctgtcatcaaagatgagcagctcgtggtcacacgactactcatggtcacactccacctctacgtcgtgctccacttcgtagacgtgctccaatttgctgctcaaaaagtcgaccaacgtcgactccaaaaactgcctgctgctgctgccactgccgctaccttcgctgccctaccagacccgactgaagcaagaaacacggcagctcaccaacgaaaacatcaaaacataaaaaacttgaaggtaaggaggcaaaagggaacgagcggggaaccagcagttcccgcaaaaccatcacttaacgtgacacggAGTGTTACGTTTATGGATTGGTGCGAGGACAGCTATTCACACTTTGAGGAAGCAGATGATATTTCGGCTTTAACGTGTCTTAGTTTAGTGGTTGAACGAATATTGATAGgcagttttgaaaatttatgctttgatattattaaattaatgatAACCAATCATAATTTCAGGCAATTACTGAACTAAATTAGGCATACATTTGAGTAGCCACTGCTTCGCATCTGTAGTTGTAAAATTTTCAGGACCACAAGCACTTAACGAGAGCCTTTAGTTTATTCTGATATTAATGTTTACCTCGGGACAATTTCTTGATGCACGTTTGTACGAGTATATTGTTATTATCCTGGTTAATTGTGTTTTGTGAGTTTCCTTTGCTCAGTGCCTTTAGTTTACGACTGTTTTTGGCAGGTCTAGAAAATTTTGTTCATTGGCTGTGACACACAGGTTGGGGCTCATACGTCGTGGCCCTCAGGTCTTTTCCCGTAGGTGGTTCCATCCATATAGGTTATGCCCCACGACCTGTTGATCGTAACTCATAAGGTCATGGTCCATAGGTTATGACCCATAGTTCATGCCCATAAGTCGTGACTCACAATACATGACCCATAGGTCGTGGCTCTTAAGTCATGACCCATAGGTCGAGACTCATTTGTCTTGACCCATAGGTCATGACAGATTCTGACGAATCAGTCATGACCCATAACTTGTGATTCAGTAGTAAAACGTGTAAaacgtcataaacacacgtcggccaCTTGTCGTGTGCATGTTTCAAACAGattaaaaacaagtcaacaaccatAAATGGGGAACGAATCTTTGGACAATACTGGGAAATTGTATGAAGCACTGCTTATGACTACCAGTAAGTCGTTCATTTGTTTTCAACTGTTTGCGATGTGTGTACGATAAATTACCGACATGTGTTTGATATGTTTTcctgtagtgtggatgcaccctaactcattcctcttgaaaaaatatatctctcaTGATCATCAAGAGTTTCCTAATAAGCAGCCTTTTAATTACATCAGGAGAAAACTTCACTAGAAGAACATGTGTCAAACGGAAACTTGTCGGAGGAATATTGTATGAAAAAGATATTTCACTGGCATAACATTTTGTGGAACTAACACTGAGGTCACACTGTCATTCATTATATCCACAAGAAGTTTGGCTTTGAAAGTCCGGCTTGTCGAACTCACTTTCCATTGGTAGAACTTTATACCTAGAGGACAATTCACTGCAATTGGTTTCGGCAAAATGACTCTTTGTCGGACGACATGATATCGAAAGGACGTTTTCACTGATGGAACATTTCACTTTAGTCGCTGAATGAAACGACGGAAGAGAAAGTCggtctgaatgatgcaagaggggaaggaaggaatgagtgtGTTTGAGAATGTTTGTGAAATTCGCTGTTTAGTGTTTAAGAACAGTTAGAAGGTTCGAGCACAGGTAAACGTTGCTAGTTGATGGGAATTACAGCTGAGATGCTAAAGGAAGGTGGTGGTGATTGTGTACTTGAGTGGCTGACGGGGGCCTGTAAGGTATCTGTAATTGAGGGAATGGTTCTGAAGGAATGGGTAAAAGGCGTAATTGCTCCGTTGTCTTGGGGATGGATAATCGAGGCTAATGCttgaaacagagaaacaaaatttgCTTAGTAAACTATGGAGAGAGTAAGATAGTGTTTTGATTATGAAAGTGGgactaacaacaacaataaatggaagaaatagCGGCCATGGGAAAAGcaagtaaacataaataattaacaaCGATCGTGATAAATAGGAATAAATGCTTGACATTAGACCGACCATGAGCTTTACAGACCACGTAATTGATAACGGAAAAAACAGGACCCAGTTACAACTGGCGGAGATAACGCCAGACAGGATGTACAGGATACGCTCAAGAGGAAAGTTTTGAGACTGttagttaagaaataaaattacgttGAGAAAATGTTGGACACAGTGATTACATCTTGATAACAAAATACGAAACAGAAACCATTGTAAAGGTTTATCCTAACAAAACTTGTTCCCATATTTTTTCCTGAGGAGGATTTTTCCTTTACCcttattcccgcttcctttcttcaatcttgcagTCCAACACCTcagactgttacttcttagtgcaaagTGTGGGGGTTTCTCCTAGTTCCAAGCTTTGAACATCTACTTCATCTCCTGTATTTTCTGGCTCTCTTTATcctgctgtccaacatctccaacaccctctttcactgtcttcagcGATGAACAgtcaaaagtgccccagtgcttgacctgaCGGCCTCAACTTCATAAACCATAACTTCTCTTCGAAAGTCCAATTTTCGAAATTGTAATCTTCAAGTCATTcataagatgctctctctctctctctctctctctctctctctctctctctctctctctctctctctctctctctctcgaaacagCTGTTGTAGAGACTCAGAGCTcaagttttaataaaatgaaattcactctctctctctctgtcatgggaAGACGTAATGAAGAAGGTGTTAATATACTTGGGTGAGCTTTTGCTGCCTAGTAGATAAAGCTCGTGCTGATTTTTTTCGACTCTGGGACCCACTGAATGACCTGGAAGTATTTTGGAAGTGTTATAATGACTAACCTGATCACTTTTAGTCTTCTGGAGGGAGGATGAGTTTCATTagctttttttcaataataaatgaattcTGTTCATCACTCCAAGATCTTTTTTACGTAATGAAAACGCCAGAGATTCAAATGACCTTTTTTCCAGATTCCGCTTTACAGAACTTTTCATTCTCTACCATCTTGTAAagtgtcagttatatatatatatatatatatatatatatatatatatatatatatatatatatatatatatatatatatatatatatatatatatatatatatatattgttaatgcaCTATTCTTCTATTGCTTAACGTGAATGATGGAGAAACACAATTTTGATACGCACATATAGTTCTTTATTAGATCCATGACGTTAACATCGATATGGTTATATTGATAGACGTTTATACACGTAGACTTGACGTATGTAGCGTAACTTGAAGTGAGGTGATGTGATGTGGTTCAATTACTatggataaacgaaaaagaaatcaaCGTATGAATAATATgctaatttatacaaaattattaagttaaataacTAAGACTGATAGAAACAATATGCAAAGcttaattaagtaaattatgcATGTATAACGGCTAATTACAAAAGCTAATACACAAAGTCAATATAATCAAGGCTCATATAAAGGCATACGTTATATACCATGTAGGCTTACAATTGGGAAAGGATGAATCCGCTATTCTAAAACAGTATAATAGGCGTTTACTTACAATTGTGTTCCTATAACAAACGGTCCAAATATTCCtcagtaaatacaaaactttcgTTATATTCGTTATATCCGTTCTGTATGAACTCTCTTTTTAAACTGATAAGTTTCTCATTTGTTTACAGAAAGACACTGCCGATTACCAAAAAGTTCACGTGACCGAGAACTATGCATAAATTAGCTAAAACAACCCAACACCAAGTAAACAATTCATATGGCCGAGCGTAAACTCGAACCAGCAAACTACCACACAGTAAACCTTAACATTAACCATTGCGATAACTAgacaacacaaacattatttataGTTAATCGTTGGGCATCAACATTACTCGACCTCTAAATCatatgatttacaaaaaaaatataggatGCACAACtaatgttttatttcatactACAATACGTGAATAGAACATGAATAAAACAAGCTTAAAGAACGAACATTAAAACgataaacacaacaaaaataaaaatgagttttacAAACAGATATGAACTAGAAATATCAATGTCATATAGTGTCTCTGGATAATATCTATAACACTTGATCTTCTTTTGGAAGTAAGAGTACGAGCTTGCTCACTGGTCTGTGCAGCTCAGAAGATTGGGTTCGAAGTTTGACGCTTCTCACAACACCTCTGGAGTCTGGCAGCACCTCTGTTACACGTGCTAGTGGCCAGTGAAGTCTTGGCGTGTTCTCGTCTTTCAGGAGCACGATGTCACCTTCCCGTGTATTTCGTTGTTGTTTGTTCCATTTGGGGCGTTGCTGCAGGCTGACTATGTACTCCCTTTTCCATCTGCTCCAGAACAAGTCTGACAAATATTGTACTCTACGCCACCTTTTTCTCGAGTACACATATTCTGGTTGCGAAGGTCCCGGTATTAACCTCTTGGGTGACTTCATGTGGAGGATCTGACTTGGACTTAGTGGTTCCATGTCATCAGGGTCATCAGAACAGGTCGTGATCGGTCTTGAGTTCACAATATATTCTACCGCAGAGAAGCGTGCGGAATGATTCGTCATCGAGGCGAGTCCCGTGGTCGTCGAATAGCGCAGATAGAACTTTCCGAATGGTACGGATCTGGCGCTCCCATACGCCGCCCATGTGCGATGCCATAGGTGGGTTGAGTTTCCAGTCGATATTcatgtacagtagtttgttttggattttgttttgGTTCAGATCTGACCAAGCCTTGTTCAGCTCATTCCGTGTTCCGATGAAGTTGGTCCCGTTGTCGCATCGGTTTCTTGAACAGTACCTCTGCGGGCTATGAAGCGTTGTAGGCAGTGAATAAAGGAATCTGTTTCGAGACTGTTAGCAGCTTCCAGATGAATGGAGCGACTGACAAGACAGGTGAATATGACGCCGTAAAGTTTGAGCTCCTGCGGCCCTCTTTTATAATGAACGGCCCGAAGAAGTCTACGCCTGTGAATGTAAATGGTGGAGCTGGCTCGAGACGATCTTGAGGTAAGTCGGACATTTTTTGTTCTTGGCATGGCTTTCTCATTTTTCTGCACGTTATGCATTTGTGGAGTTGACGTCGGACAGCAGAGTTGATTGAAACAATCCAAAAGCGTTCTCTAATTGCTGCAATGGTGTGATTTCTACCAGCATGGCCGAGTCTCTCATGAGCATCTCGTACGATTAGAGTCGTGACGTGCGAATGTTGTGGCAGTAGCATTGGATGTTTCACGTCAGAGTCCATTGCGGCTTTCGAGAGACGTCCTCCCACTCGCAGAGTTCCATCGATGAGCACTGGGTCGAGACGGAATATCGTACTTGTTTTTGGTAGTGAGTGTTCTCTCTTGTCTTCTTCGTGGTTGTTTTCTTGAGATTCTCGACCTCGTTTGCAAAGGTGATCTTTGTATAAAGCAAACGATTGCCTTTTCAGCCTTTTTTGCATGATCTGTGTGGTCCTTAAATTTATAGTTTGTTCTTTGTTTCGTAAGAAAGCCAAAAATGCTATGAATACTGCTACTGCTCTCTTCAGTCTCTCCCACCTGGAGAAATGGGTGATTAAAGACATAAACGGTGAGCCTTCTTCTAATGTAGCAGTAGTAGCTAAAGACATAAAGTCCTCTTCTGTAACCTGCGGTTCGGTGCTGGGGTGCATCTTTGCAGGGCATTCTGAAGCCGGCATATTCAAGAAATCCGGACCCTCCAGCCAATGAGTCATGTCTGACGACATCACAGAACCTACTCCACGTGATGCAACGTCTGCTGGGTTCAAATCAGTGCTAATGTACTTCCACTGGTTAACGTTGCTGAAGTCTCTTGTTTGACGGACTCTGTTGGCCACAAAACACTGGAAAACGCTTTCTCTCAGCTCTGATGTAATAAAGGACTGTTGTTGAATCTGTGTAATAGCAGACTTCGTTGAGATGGAGATCAAGCTCAAGGGTCATTTTCTGTCCTAAATTTACAGCTACAGCGGCTGCTGTGGAGTTCAAGCCGTGGGATAGATGTTGCTTTCAATGGAGCAACCTTGCTTTTCCGATGAGAAATGAAGTTTTCGAACATCCACCCTCGTTTGAGGTTAGGTATGCAACAGCGCCATACCCAGATGTACTGGCATCTGAGAAAACGTGCATCCGAAACGCCGTATCTTTTGTTTGCTGTGGTAACTTTAGACATCTCGGGATTGTTATCTTCTGAAGGTTGGGGGCTTCGCAATCCATTGTTTGAAACGTTGCTGGTGATCATCAGGCACTTCGTCATCCCAGGTGAGAGTGGTTTCTTTGCAG from Macrobrachium rosenbergii isolate ZJJX-2024 chromosome 45, ASM4041242v1, whole genome shotgun sequence includes:
- the LOC136829933 gene encoding uncharacterized protein; amino-acid sequence: MSKVTTANKRYGVSDARFLRCQYIWIQQQSFITSELRESVFQCFVANRVRQTRDFSNVNQWKYISTDLNPADVASRGVGSVMSSDMTHWLEGPDFLNMPASECPAKMHPSTEPQVTEEDFMSLATTATLEEGSPFMSLITHFSRWERLKRAVAVFIAFLAFLRNKEQTINLRTTQIMQKRLKRQSFALYKDHLCKRGRESQENNHEEDKREHSLPKTSTIFRLDPVLIDGTLRVGGRLSKAAMDSDVKHPMLLPQHSHVTTLIVRDAHERLGHAGRNHTIAAIRERFWIVSINSAVRRQLHKCITCRKMRKPCQEQKMSDLPQDRLEPAPPFTFTGVDFFGPFIIKEGRRSSNFTASYSPVLSVAPFIWKLLTVSKQIPLFTAYNAS